One Triticum dicoccoides isolate Atlit2015 ecotype Zavitan chromosome 3B, WEW_v2.0, whole genome shotgun sequence genomic window, TTGGCTTACAGACAAAATATTTTTCTTTATTCCATTGTTCCTTCTAAATTTCCTTACGTTTGTTTTGGACTTGCTTCAGTTTGCCACTTGGCAGCTAAATGGAGCAAAGTATATCTGACAAATACCTTTTCTTTTGAGTTGATTTTAGCCAAAGGCTCCATTGTGTGGGTATGATAATTTTGTCTCATTGGGCTGCTATTACGATTTACTACGTGTTTTGAGTGTTTGTTTTGTGTTTTTCTCTTCTTCATTAAGCTTCAAGAATATTTATGCACTTAACAACACACATCATATGAGAGGAGATGCATTGGGACAACCATTGGATAATTTCTTTTATCTAGCTTCAACTTGCTTAGCTAGTAGTGTATTTCAACCACTTGTTCTATGACATCTTAAAAAATGAGCACATGGCAAAGACATTCTTACTTATTAGCACCACCTCGTCGTCGCAGGCCCGCCCTTCTTACACGTTTCCAATGTCTCACTTCTTTTGATCAGTAGTTGTAACCGTGCCTCCATACGAAGACAACGTAGATAAGACACTTCACTTTATCCCTACAATTTGGAACAAGTATTAAAGTCGGTCCATTAAGTATGATCTTCAAGGTTAATTGTTTTGATTACCCAGCTGGGCTTTCAACCGCTCGCTAGTGGCCATTGCAGCTCTTTCTTCATGTTGACTCACATTGCTAGAACACAATTTATCCTTTCTGGTATGGGTCTGCATCACACTGCTAGAATAAAATATTAATGAGGCATTAATGTCCCGTTTTAAGAACAAGGGTATAAGCATCTATGGAAATATGTAGTTCAGTCTTCAACATAAGCAGTGAGGAAGGGATACATTTGGTTGCAGCGACTAATCTGAAGTTAGTATCTATAGGTACTGAATGTGCCTTTTTTGATAGTGTACAGTAAATTTTGGTAAGGTTATAGTCACACCAATGTAAATTACTAGAGTTATGTTCAAGTGTTATCAGCCTCTAGACTTAGTATTTGTACCATGGAAGGTCTGGGTACACTGGGAAATACTGAATGTCAGCAGAAATAGGAGTACATTGTACCCTGGAAACACTAGATGTCAACTAAAAATTTGAGTTGATATTTCATCCTATACTACATGGCAGCTAAAAATATGTGAGTACACTGTACCATGGAAATACTATATTGTTAGCTAAAAAAGTAGGTCTCGCCGGGATTCGAACCCAGGTCGCCAGATTCAAAGTCTGGAGTGCTAACCACTACACTACGAAACCATTTGTTAAGTTGATCCAGTGATGATTATTATATTTCTGTCATTTGGCTTACAGACAAAATATTTTCCTTGTCGACCCCCTTCGACAATGTCATGACAGAGGTAATACCGTCTTAGCGACAAAGTTGTAGCCAAACTTTACTGTAGTAAAGCTGTTGCTTGAATGATGGTACAAAGAGAATGTAGATAAGACAGTTCACTTTATCCTTGCAATTTGGAACAAGTAATATGGTCGGTCCATTCATATGACCTTGAAGGTTAATTGTTTTGATTTCCCAGCTGGGCTTCCAACCACTCGCTAGTGGCCATTGCAGTTCCTTCTTCATGTTCATGCACATTGCTAGAATACAAGATTAGAGTTCTTTAACATGTCTGCATCACATTGCCAGAATGGAATATTAATGAGGCATTGATATCCCATTTTAGAAACAAGGGTACATCTATCGAACTAACTAGTTCAGTTGAGTCTCCACTGTAAGCAGTGTGGAAAGGGTACATTTGGTTGCAGCGAATGTGCCTTTTTTGATAGTGTGTAAATTTGGTAAGGTTATAGTCACACCAAGGTAGATCAGAGGACAGCGGTATGTTCAAGTTTACCGTGGAAGGTTATTAGCCTCTAGACTGAGTGGTTGTACCATGGAAGGTTATTACCCTCTAGACTGTGAGTAGTAGTACCATGGAAGATTTGGGAAACGCTAAATCTCAGCAAAGATAGGAGTACATTATACCCTGGAAATACTAAATGCCAGTTAAAAATTTGTGAGTCGATATTTTATCCAATGCTGTCAGCCCAAAAAAGAAGTGAATAGATTGTACCATGGAAATACCAATATGTCAAATAAAAAAGTAGGTCTCGCCGGGATTCGAACCCAGGTCGCCAGATTCAAAGTCTGGAGTGCTAACCACTACACTACGAAACCATTTGTTGAGCGTGGTCCGTTGATGGTTATATTTATGTCATTTATCGTACAGACATAATATTTTCCTTGATGGTTCCTGTTAAATTTCCTTCCGCTTGTCAATTGTACTGGCCTGCATCGTGTTGCTTGAATATGAATACAATATTaatgaggcattaatatccctgttTAAGAACAAGGGCATAGCCATCTATCATAATAACTACTAGTTCAGTTCAGTCTCCACCGTAAGCAGGCAGACTGATTGACAAACTTTATGACTGCAGATGCACTCCATATTCTTGCACGTAAGGAAACTGAGGAGAATGGCTGGATTCCGCGATTTCAACAGAAAACTGGTGAAACTGGAATGGGTACTCAACTGGACTACCTTTGTGACAGCAAGGGTGATCTGCCACATATTGATCACATACAGACTGATCACCGACGCACACAAGTTTGATAAAGGCATTGAGCTGCCACTAGCTCTTTCTGGTATGGCGGGAATGAATTTGCTCAATGTATCTTTAGGGCTTGATCTATTTAAAGTGTTCGCGCGAGAGAGAAATCAGCAGACGCATCAGGACTGAATGTTCTTGGCAGTGTACTGTAAATTTTTGTAAGGTTATAGTCACACCAATGTAAATCAGAAGACAGAGGTATGTTCTAAGTGGTGGTAGCCTCTAGACTGTAGTGACAACCCATATATGTAATCTGTTATGTATGACGAATTTGTATTAAGATGTCTTGCGGAAAGATTCTCTGGCTACGCCAGCATTAGTGGAATTATATCATGACTTACATTGACAACCCGACCTGGGTCCAGCATTTGCACAGATTTTTTAAAGTAGGAAGCAAGAAAGTGTTTGTATTGTTTAGAACTTCAGCTAATGTACTACAGAGATGCATAGGCGACTTTTTTTGCAAGCCTTAATTTCTTTTGCCCGAACTGTTTTTATTTAATTCATTGTGAGTGTTATTTTGTGTATGAATTTTTTATACATATTCTTCTTTTTTTGCCGGGATTTGATACATATTCTTCTACACCTTTCTTTCACTTGTGAGTGTTTGTAGCACGGAAGGTATGTGCAAAGTATCATGGAAAAACTAAATGTCAGTgaaaaaagcatgattacattgtACCATGTAGATACCAATGTCAGtataataaaagaaaaagaatcTAAGTATATTGTAAAATGAAAATACATCTAGCCgtcaaaaaaaatgaaaatacaTCTAAGCTAAAAAAAACCTTATTACACTGTACGATTTAAAAAAAAAGTAGGTCTCGCCGGGATTCGAACCCAGGTCGCCAGATTCAAAGTCTGGAGTGCTAACCACTACACTACGAAACCATTTGTTGGGTGATGTCACTGGTAACTATATTTGGTTATAAATGTTATTAGACGAAAAAAAAAGAACAGGTCTCGCCGGGATTCGAACCCAGGTCGCCAGATTCAAAGTCTGGAGTGCTAACCACTACACTACGAAACCAATTGATGACTAATAACCAGTGGTAATCATATTTTTCCGTTAATCTTAGACAGACAAAACACTTTCCTTTACGTTTCGTTAGATTTCTTGCTGGTTTTTCTGGACTTGCTTCCGTTTGCCACTTGCCAGCTTATATAGAGCAGGGAATATCGGACGATTATAGCCTCCCTTTGGTTCCCATATCATTTTACCGAAAGACTCCATTGCCATCACCTACCATTCTCCACTCTCCGGCTATCCTAGGACCAAAGCGGCGTTCAAATTGTAGATCCCCTCCGATAATGTCAAGACGAAGGTTTTTTTGTTGTTGAAAATCACGGAGGAGGAGTCCCTCGACCTGAATATATTACTCGAAGTGACCACCAGGAGATtgatccagtttataaggaaaaccggaTTGAAAACCTAAACAAGTTGACCCGTTTATAGGAAAACCGGGCCGAAAACCGTATACGTAACAAGGTAGAGAAGGAAAAGAACAAGACACTCAACATAAGGCATGACATAGCCACCAGACTAAGAGGACCATCACCACGAAAGACACAATTAGTTGTGGGGTATCGTCGAGGGATCACAATACCAATAGTTGCGAGCAACCTAACGCACCGCACCGGCGTGCATACCAAAGTACCAAACCCATGGCGCAACACAGGAGCACCGCAATCAACGAGCGAGTGGCAAACACGAACCTTAACTGGGAGCTCCGCCAATGAATTCGGGATGATTAGCAATGGCAAGGCGGAGGTTAAATGCCAGTAGTATCGTCTTCGTCACTAATCTGTGGCTGAGGTTGTGCCACAATGGGAGAATGTCACCGCTATGGCGAAGAGGCGGAGTAGACGAGTTCTCAGACCTCACGCGAATCTACATGAAGATTCGGAGGCCGGAAATTCAGTTTGCTAATTTCCACACAAAGAATTTACTAGTTGAGCGACGGATGGCACTGCCGGTACCAGAAACGACAGCCATGCCACTCACAGTTCAGTTCGCTAGGCTCCAACGTGGTACGCTACAAATTAGTACAACATACCAGTAGTCTCACACGCGCGTGGCACCGCTGCAGCCTGACCCTGCAGCACTTTTCAGTGAGGCGATCGCACAAACCGTATCAGCTCCGAGAGGGCCGTCCAGGTGTGCATCGCCTCGGCCATTGGTCGGATTCGGGGAAACGTGGTCTCTCCGCTGCCCTTCGCGCACCCTATCCTCGCCCCGCCGCTCGCCAATCGCGCGCCCCCGCAGCGCCACACGTACGCCCGGGAAGACCCCCACCCCCGTGCCGTGCGATCTCATAAAATGTGGCCGCGCGGCAGCAGAGCAAAGTCCCCCAAGATATAGCTCCCCACAGCCACAGACGCGCGAAGCCATATCCCGGGACTCACGAGTACGTGCGTGAGCGAGTGAGCGTCTAGGCGGCTATGGCACAGTCGATGCTCATGTCCGGCGTCAACGGCGTGGCCTCCGGCAGGAGCCTGCTGCAGGCGGCCCGGCCGTCGACGGCGTCCACGCCCTTCTCGCGGCTCGCGCTCTCCTCCTCGTCGGCGGCGTACTACAAGCACATGCCGTCCCTCTCCGTCCGGACCATGGCTCTGTTCGGCAAGTCCAAGACCAAGGCCGCGCCGGCCAAGAAGGTTCGAGCCTACCTAGCTTACCTGAAAAGTATATTGTTCGCCAATGCAGCTGGTCTGCTTCTGCTTGTTTATCTGACGCTGCGTGACCTTGTGTTTTGATTATATAGGTCGCTGCGCCCAAGCCCAAGACGGAGGACGGCATCTTCGGCACGTCCGGCGGGATCGGTTTCACCAAGGAGAACGAGCTCTTCGTCGGCCGTGTTGCCATGATTGGCTTCGCCGTGAGTACTCCTGCACCGTAATTTGACCATGCATGGACGTCTTTTATGTGCGGACCGTTCCAAGCGTAGATACACAAACAGACACTAGACCGTTCCAACTTCCAAGGGTACGTAGAGTAGCTGCTGAACAAACTAAGTCACCAGCAATTGGGTTTGCCGCAGGACGCAAGGCATGTACATATGTCCCTGTGGTAAGTTCAAACTGAAACTGGCCGAGGGGGGAAATCTTACCTACATACTATGAAATGGTGGTAAAAGCTTATTAATTTTCTTAAAAAGATCAGAAAATATCATTTTCattaataggaagaaaagaaaggaaaaagctTAAGTTAGTTTTTCTAGGATAGTGCCTATAAGGGCGCAACTACTAgtaataaatactccctccatcgaAAAAAGTTTTCCCTTGAATAGCTGTAGTAtgtagcaccaagttagtgctagataattttatttttaaaaaattaatgctagatacatccatttgagggacaagcttgggacaagttttttcggacagagggagtaaatATATGCATTTACTTATAAATAGTGTAGAATCTAAACTACTGGTATATTTCAAATCAAAAGTGTTAAATAGTTCAAAAAATGTAATACATAACTTATAATGTATTTTGTGAATTATTTAACTTGTTTCTAAAATTCTCAGATTTTATACTCAATTTTCACAAAACAAAATAGTACCGCAAATTTAGTCCAAAGATTATACTACTCTATAGAATGAGTTGGGGCTGAGAAGAGGTTGGTGTTGATGAAAAGGGTTTAGAATAGGACTCATACTCAAGAGAAGATCTCATTAAACTTTAGAATAGTTAATACTTCCTCCGCTcatttttgtaagtcatttcagataACTCAAAATAGGTGGTTTTGCACATTgtttgaaatgtcttcaaggtcttataaaaactATTAATTGTACAACATTCGTCCGGAATTAACTATCGCTGAAATTAGTGTAGTATTTTGCCATGCCGCATCGAAATTATGTTTAGACGGCACGGCAGTGTACATTGCACTACTTGTGAAACAAAAACAAAGTTTTCTTACAAAGGGAGCGGTCAAGATGAACTTAAGAGCGCCGTTCTTTTAATTAGCCTGATGATAACTGTTTTACCTGTTGATATCTCTACAGGCATCGATCTTGGGAGAGGCCATCACCGGCAAGGGCATCCTGTCCCAGCTGAACCTTGAGACCGGCATCCCGATCTACGAGGCGGAgcccctcctcctcttcttcatcctcttcacCCTCCTCGGCGCCATCGGCGCTCTCGGAGACCGTGGCAGGTTCGTCGACGAGCAGCCCACCACTGGCCTCGACAAGGCCGTCATCGCCCCCGGCAAAGGCTTCCGCTCCGCCCTCGGCCTCAGCGAGGGAGGTACGTAGCACACACATACATTTCCCATCGGATCATGCTCGTCGCCGGCCTGTCTGATCGTCTCGTCGGACGTAACGATGCAGGGCCGCTGTTCGGGTTCACCAAGTCGAACGAGCTGTTCGTGGGgcggctggcgcagctggggatcgcCTTCTCCATCATCGGGGAGATCATCACGGGCAAGGGCGCGCTCGCGCAGCTCAACATCGAGACCGGGGTGCCCATCAGCGAGATCGAGCCGCTCGTGCTCTTCAACGTCGTCTTCTTCTTCATCGCCGCCATCAACCCCGGCACCGGCAAGTTCATCAGCGGCGAGGAGGACGACTAGATCGGCACCGGCACGAGCGAATGCTTTTTGGCCACTAATTGTACGTCCGTTCGTGCTTTGCTTGTTTGTTGTGTACGTGAGACCTTGGGGTGTACTTAGGTGTAAGAAGAAGTTGGTCGTTGCCTTATGAAAAACAAGAGCTAGCAGCTAATTTGCCATGCATGCCGACGGTTGCAGATCTATCGTCTCGGATTCTAGATCATCCCCTTCTCCCTTAATGAAGGGTACAATATAATTCTTGAAACGAAAAACAAAAGGCACGACTATATGCAAGTCGTCTTGAAAAAAAAACATGCAAGTCGATTTTCTCCAGCCGCTCGTTTGAAATCCAACGGCCGGgcatatttcaaaaaaattctacgattacacaagatctatctatgtgatgcatagcaacgagaggggagattgtgtgcacgtaccctcgtagaccgaaagcggaaacttttagtaacgcggttgatgtagtcgaacgtcttcacgatccaaccgattcaAGCATAGAACGTACagtacctccgcgttcagcacacgttcaactcgatgacgtctctCGTGCTCTTGATTCAGTTGAGGAcgaggatgagttctgtcagcacgacggcgtggtgacggtgatgatgatgttaccggcgcagggcttcgcctaagcactacgatggtatgatcgaggtgtgtaactgtggaggagggcaccgcacacggttaagagaaacttgtgtgtcctagggtgcccctgcccccgtatataaagtagggagggggaggctggccggcctatGTTAGGCGTGCcgggagaggggaatcctactaggactccaagtcctagtatgtttccacctaaaggagaaggaggaatgaagggagaggggggccgcaccgccaaccccttgtccaattcggactgggcttgagcGCGCGGGNNNNNNNNNNNNNNNNNNNNNNNNNNNNNNNNNNNNNNNNNNNNNNNNNNNNNNNNNNNNNNNNNNNNNNNNNNNNNNNNNNNNNNNNNNNNNNNNNNNNNNNNNNNNNNNNNNNNNNNNNNNNNNNNNNNNNNNNNNNNNNNNNNNNNNNNNNNNNNNNNNNNNNNNNNNNNNNNNNNNNNNNNNNNNNNNNNNNNNNNNNNNNNNNNNNNNNNNNNNNNNNNNNNNNNNNNNNNNNNNNNNNNNNNNNNNNNNNNNNNNNNNNNNNNNNNNNNNNNNNNNNNNNNNNNNNNNNNNNNNNNNNNNNNNNNNNNNNNNNNNNNNNNNCTGGCCGccgcctctccttcccactaaggcccactaaggcccatcaactccCCGGAGGGTtcgggtaacctcccgatactccaaaaaatacccgaactttttcggaaccattctgatatctgaatatagccttccaatatatcaatctttatgtatcgatcatttcgagactcctcgtcatgtccgtgatctcatccgggacagcgaacaaacttcggtcatcaaaaacacataactcataacacatattgtcatcgaacgttaagcgtgcggaccctacgggtttgagaactatgtagacatgaccgagacatatctccgattttttagcggaacctggatgctcacattggctcctacatattctatgaagatctttattggtcaaaccgcatgacaacatatgttgttccctttgtcatcggtatgttacttgcctgagatttgatcgtcgatatcatcatagctagttcaatctcgttaccggcaagtctctttacttgttccttaattcttcatcccgcaactaactcattactcacattgcttgcaaggcttatagtgatgagcattaccgagagggcccagagatacctctccgatacacggagtaacaaaatcctattctcgatctatgccaacccaacaaacaccttcggagacacctgtagagcatctttataatcacccagttatgttgtgacatttgatagcacacaaggtgttcctccggtattcgggagttgcataatctcatagtcagaagaacttgtataagtcatgaagaaagcaatagcaataaacttaacgatcattatgctaagctaacggatgggtcatgtccatcacatcattctctaatgatgtgatcccgttcatcaaatgacaacacatgtctatggttagaaaatataaccatctttgattaacgagctagtcaagtagaggcatactaaggactatatgttttgtctatgtattcacacatgtactaagtttccggttaatacaattctagcatgaataataaacatttgtcatgatataaggaaatataaataacaactttattattgcctctagggcatattttcttcagtcttccacttgcaatagagtcaataatctagattacatggtaataattctaacacccatggagtcttcgtgctgatcatgttttgctcgtggaagaggcttagtcaacgggtctgcaacattcagatccgtatgtacttcgcaaatctccatgtctccctccgcgacttgatgccagatggagttgaagcgtctcttgatgtgtttggttctcttgcgaaatctggattccttcgccaaagcgattgctccagtattgtcacaaaagattttcattggacccgatgcactaggtattacacctagatcagatatgaactccttcatccagactccttcatttgctgcttccgaatcaactatgtactccgcttcacacgtagatcccgccacgacgctctgcttggaactgcaccaactgacaaccccACCATTcagtataaatacgtatccggattgtgacttagagtcatccggatcagtgtcaaagcttgcatcagtgtaaccatttacaacaagctctttttcacctccataaatgagaaacatatccttagtcctttttaggtatttcaggatgttcttgaccgctgcccagtgatccactcctggattactttggtacctccctgctatacttataggaaggcacacatcaggtctggtacacaacattgcatacatgataaagcctatggctgaagcatagggaactgttTTCATcttatctctatcttctgcattggtcgggcattgagtctaactcaatttcacaccttgtaacacaggcaagaaccctttttgactgatccattttgaacttcttcaaaatcttatcaaggtatatgcttcgtgaaagtccaattaagtgtcttgatctatctctatagatcttgatgcccaatatgtaagcagcttcaccgaggtctttcattgaaaaattcttattcaagtatccttttatgctatccagaaattcagtatcgtttccaatcaacaatatatcgtccacatataatattagaagtgctacaaagctcccactcactttcttgtaaatacaagcttctccaaaagtctgtataaaaccatatgctttgatcacactatcaaagcgtatattccaactacgagaggcttgcaccagtccataaatggatcgatggagcttccacactttgttagcaccctttggatcgacaaaaccttctggttgtatcatatacaattcttctttaagaaatccaataaggaatgcagttttaacatccatttgccaaatttcataatcataaaatgcgacaattgctaacatgattcggacagacttaagcatcgctacgggtgagaaagtcttatcatagtcaactccttgaacttgtcaaaaacctttcgcaacaagtcgagctttgtagacagtaacattactgtcagcgtcagtcttcttcttgaagatccatttattttctatggcttgccgatcatcggacaagtccacactttgttctcatacatggatcccatctcagatttcatggcctcaagccatttcgcggaatttgggctcatcatcacttcctcatagttcgtaggttcatcatggtctagtaacatgacatccagaataggattaccgtaccactctggtgtggatcgtactctggatgacctatgaggttcgatagtaacttgatctgaagtttcatgatcatcatcattagcttcttcactaattggtgtaggaatcactggaactgatttctgtgatgaactactttccaattcagtaaaaggtacaattacctcatcaagttctactttcctcccactcacttctttcgagagaaactccttctctagaaaggatccatttttagcaatgaatatcttgccttcggatctgtgatagaagctgtaccgaacagtttcctttgggtatcctatgtgttggggaacgtagcagaaattcaaaattttctacgcatcaccaagatcaatctatggagattctagcaacaagagagaggggagtatatcttcatacccttgaagatcgcgatgcagaagcgttacaagaacgtggttggaggagtcgtacacacagagattcagatcgcggtcaattctgatctaagcaccgaacaacggcgcctccgcgttcaacacacgtgcagcccggtgacgtctccggtgccttgatccagcaaggaggagggagaggttggtgaagacaactatagcagcagcacgacagcgtggtggtggtggagcagcatggtttccagcagggcttcgccaagcactgcaaggaacgaggatgtggagaggtagggctgcaccgagcagtcgagagagagagagagactcgtgtctttggcagccccaaaacccccactatatataggaggaggggaggagggtgtgCCTCCTCTAGGGTTCCcatccctaggggggcggcagccctagatgggatggagggggacggccaagagggggagagagggggcgcgccctagggtgggccttaggcccatatgcgcctagggtttccccttctcctctttgctgcgccttgggccttggtgggaggcgcactaGCCGACTTAGGggttggtcccttcccactcttggcccatgcaagcctccggggctggtggcccctcccggtggacccccggaaccctttcagtGGTCCGAGTACATTACCGGTGACGCCCGAAATACTTCTGGtagccaaaacctcacttcctatatataaatgtttacctccagaccattccggaactcctcgtgatgtctgggatctcatccgggactccgaacaatattcggtaaccacatacaaacttcccttataaccctagcgtcattgaaccttaagtgtgtagaccctacgggttcgggaatcatgcagacatgaccaagacaactctccggccaataaccaacaacgggatctggatacccatgttggctcccatatgttccacgatgatctcatcggatgaaccacgatgtcgaggattcaatcaatcccgtatacaattccctttgtcaatcagtgtgttacttgcccgagattcgatcgtaggtatcccaatacctcgttcaatgtcgttactggcaagtcactttactcgttccgtaatacatgatcccgtgaccaactacttagtcacattgagctcattatgatgatgcattaccgagtgggcccagagatacctctccgtcatacagagtgacaaatcccagtc contains:
- the LOC119277749 gene encoding photosystem II 22 kDa protein 1, chloroplastic-like gives rise to the protein MAQSMLMSGVNGVASGRSLLQAARPSTASTPFSRLALSSSSAAYYKHMPSLSVRTMALFGKSKTKAAPAKKVAAPKPKTEDGIFGTSGGIGFTKENELFVGRVAMIGFAASILGEAITGKGILSQLNLETGIPIYEAEPLLLFFILFTLLGAIGALGDRGRFVDEQPTTGLDKAVIAPGKGFRSALGLSEGGPLFGFTKSNELFVGRLAQLGIAFSIIGEIITGKGALAQLNIETGVPISEIEPLVLFNVVFFFIAAINPGTGKFISGEEDD